The genomic DNA GTATCTAGGGATCTACACGCCGCTGTTTGTTGGGCTCACCCGCGTCGCTTGGCACGGCTGGCGGATGCCGTTGGTCGTCGCGGCCCCGGCGGTCTGGATCGGTTTGGAGCTGGCTCGTGGTTACGCCTTGTCGGGTTTCAACGGCGTGATGCTTGGGCACACTCAAGCCAACCTGCCCTGGATGCTGCAGATCGCCGACCTCGGTGGAACCTACGCGGTCAGTGCAGTCGTTATGTTCGTCGCCGCAGCCATGGCGGTTTGTCTGCATTGCCGACGGTTGTCGGGGACGGAACTGTCGGTCGTTACAGCTCGCCGGCGGCAGGTCCACGCGATCCTCAACGGCTCCGCGGTGTTGGCCGCGACGTTGGGCTACGGTCTGTTTCGGCTGAGCGAAGCCGATACGGTCGTCTCGCCCGAACCGATGTTGAAGGTCGCGCTGGTGCAGCGCGACGTCGAAGCGGTCTACGAGTACAGCGAGCAGCGGGAACTGGAGACGGCGCGGAAGTATTTCAGCGGTTCCCGGGATGCGGTGTCGGCCGATCCGGGGGTCCAGTTGGTCGTCTGGCCCGAGTCGAGCTATACCGCTGCGATGCCGTGGCGGGTGTTGGAGGATGACTTTACGGTCCCCGCCGACGCTGGCGTGACGCGGTCGGAGATCATCGCGGGGGTTCGCGACAGCCAAAACATGTTCCAGCGTCGAGCCGCCGATATCCAGTTGGGACTGACGGCAGCCAGCGGGCGAACGCAGCCGCCCAGCCTGATGGTCGGCTGCAGCGTGCTGCGGTATGTCGACGGGCCGGTCCAGGCGTTCAGCGGCGTGGTCACAATCGATCCGACGGGCAAAGTTCCCGCCTGGTACGGCAAACGTCACTTGGTGATGTTCGGCGAATACATCCCGTTCGCCAATTGGTTTCCCTGGCTGTATACAGTCACGCCGTTGCAGATGGGGGTCACGCCGGGAGACGCTCCGATCGTCGCGGACGTCAAAGGAGTGAAGGTGCTGCCGAGCGTCTGTTTCGAAACGATGGTCGAACGGGTGACGAACAGGCACCTGCGTCAACTGGCATCCGAAGGGAAGCCGGCCGATCTTGTCGTCAACGTGACCAACGACGGCTGGTTCGACGATTCGGCGATCCTCGAGCATCACCGGCGTTGCAGCCAGTTAGTCGCCGCGGCGCACCACACGCCTGTTCTGATGGCGGCCAACGGTGGCCCAACGGTCTCGATCGACAGCAGCGGCCGAGTCGTGGGAAGCCTGCCGCACCAGGACGAATCGTTTTTGATCGCCGCTCCGCAACAGGATCCTCGCGTGTCGTTCTATCAACGCGTGGGCGACTGGCCAGCTCGCTTCGCCACGCTGTTATGCATCGCTTTGGCTATCTCGGGTTGCCGGGGATGGCGTCGACGGAAAAAGCAGTTGCCGTTGCCAAGCGTCGAATCACCAGCCGATCCGATCGGCGACGCAGGTTCGGAGCCGCCACTCGTTTAACCGCAATGCCGTTCAACGAAGCGTAGTGGACGAGGTTACGAGTCCTTTTGCATCAGACCAAATCGCTGGGACTCGTAACCTCGTCCACTACATCCCACCGCTAACTCTATCCACGGTCCGAGGCTCCTTCGTTAAACGACGGCGCCCGGACGGGCTTGCGGTGCGGGGGGATCAGTTGCGGTTGCGGCGGAGGTCCAGCGTCATCGGGAACTCTGGATTGCATTCCAATTCCGGCAGCGAAACCTTGCCGCCGGTGTGACCGATCTTGAAGAATCGGGCCGCGCGGCGACTCTCGGCTTCAAACGCGTTGACCGGGAAGCTCGGCGAGTTCAGGCCGGTCGGATTACTGACGTGATACTGGCATCCGCC from Rosistilla oblonga includes the following:
- the lnt gene encoding apolipoprotein N-acyltransferase → MDEPLNRKQSQLQTCIAGLLGMGLMWLAHPPVGFSFLAWIAPLPLLSLVHRNQPLFRRDYVSLWLIGALFWFVALSGIRHAHPMLIPAWIVLAAYLGIYTPLFVGLTRVAWHGWRMPLVVAAPAVWIGLELARGYALSGFNGVMLGHTQANLPWMLQIADLGGTYAVSAVVMFVAAAMAVCLHCRRLSGTELSVVTARRRQVHAILNGSAVLAATLGYGLFRLSEADTVVSPEPMLKVALVQRDVEAVYEYSEQRELETARKYFSGSRDAVSADPGVQLVVWPESSYTAAMPWRVLEDDFTVPADAGVTRSEIIAGVRDSQNMFQRRAADIQLGLTAASGRTQPPSLMVGCSVLRYVDGPVQAFSGVVTIDPTGKVPAWYGKRHLVMFGEYIPFANWFPWLYTVTPLQMGVTPGDAPIVADVKGVKVLPSVCFETMVERVTNRHLRQLASEGKPADLVVNVTNDGWFDDSAILEHHRRCSQLVAAAHHTPVLMAANGGPTVSIDSSGRVVGSLPHQDESFLIAAPQQDPRVSFYQRVGDWPARFATLLCIALAISGCRGWRRRKKQLPLPSVESPADPIGDAGSEPPLV